Proteins from a single region of Altererythrobacter sp. Root672:
- a CDS encoding LLM class flavin-dependent oxidoreductase yields MIPLSVLDLLPIREGGTLHEALDDAGKLAATAEQAGYKRFWVAEHHATPGVAGGAASVVLAHIGHSTSTIRIGSGGIMLPNHNPFVIAEQFGTLDGLFPGRVDLGLGRAPGAAGIVAQALRKNLHQAAEYFPQDVVELRAMLTGDLDLPIVATPGLGAKVELWMLGSSLFGAQLAARLGMPYAFASHFAPDHLDAALIAYRNQFRPSAYLDKPHAMAAMTVIAADTDEEAELLSSSQDQSFVRLRSGDPGKLPPPIPGYRETLPDTARAMLEHLGQARAVGSVATVRERIGRFIERTNADELIVSGATYDPEARRRSLALTMEAVTS; encoded by the coding sequence ATGATCCCCCTGTCAGTCCTCGACCTCCTCCCGATCCGCGAAGGCGGCACTCTGCACGAGGCCCTGGACGACGCCGGCAAGCTCGCAGCGACCGCCGAGCAAGCCGGGTACAAGCGGTTCTGGGTAGCCGAGCACCACGCCACTCCCGGAGTCGCCGGTGGAGCCGCCTCAGTCGTGCTCGCCCACATCGGCCATTCGACCTCGACCATCCGGATCGGATCGGGCGGGATCATGCTGCCCAACCACAACCCGTTCGTGATCGCCGAGCAATTCGGCACGCTAGACGGCCTGTTCCCTGGGCGGGTCGACCTTGGGCTCGGCCGCGCGCCGGGCGCGGCGGGGATCGTGGCGCAGGCCTTGCGCAAGAACCTGCACCAGGCGGCCGAGTACTTCCCGCAGGACGTGGTCGAACTCCGGGCCATGCTGACCGGCGATCTCGACCTGCCGATCGTCGCCACCCCCGGACTTGGCGCCAAGGTCGAGTTGTGGATGTTGGGGTCGAGCCTGTTCGGCGCCCAGCTCGCAGCAAGGCTTGGCATGCCCTACGCCTTCGCCAGCCACTTCGCGCCCGACCATCTCGACGCCGCGCTGATCGCCTATCGCAACCAGTTCCGTCCCTCGGCCTACCTCGACAAGCCCCACGCCATGGCGGCGATGACGGTGATCGCCGCGGACACCGACGAGGAGGCAGAGTTGCTGTCCTCCTCGCAGGACCAGTCATTTGTCCGGCTCCGCTCTGGCGATCCGGGCAAGCTGCCGCCGCCGATCCCCGGCTATCGCGAGACCCTGCCGGACACCGCCAGGGCCATGCTCGAACATCTCGGCCAGGCCCGCGCGGTGGGATCAGTTGCGACCGTCCGCGAGAGGATCGGCCGCTTCATCGAACGCACCAACGCCGACGAGTTGATAGTCTCCGGCGCTACGTATGATCCCGAGGCGCGGCGTCGTTCGCTAGCGCTTACGATGGAGGCCGTTACTTCGTAG
- a CDS encoding ABC transporter ATP-binding protein translates to MQVNTGTGPGRGLAIEARGLVKRFDGTLAVDGVDLAVPEGAIYGILGPNGAGKTTTLRMLLGIIDPDAGERRVLGHANPQDVARQIGYLPEERGLYPTMKAYEAIAFMGALRGLPLAEGRRRGRELMEQNGLGHAVERQIRQLSKGMAQQVQLLGTLVHSPRLVVLDEPFSGLDAINQGKLELLIRDLAANGATVIFSTHVIAHAERLCEGVAIIAGGKVPYAGSVDHARDRIRAQVRLETRNSDGPWRSALPAEARREGTFWYFPLPDSGVEPLLRALIEGDAGILSLSIERAGLHDAFVAIAGEAAARALDAEPEAVQ, encoded by the coding sequence ATGCAAGTGAACACTGGTACCGGACCCGGGCGCGGACTAGCCATCGAGGCGCGCGGCTTGGTGAAGCGGTTCGACGGGACGCTGGCGGTCGACGGTGTCGACCTCGCCGTGCCCGAAGGCGCGATCTACGGCATCCTGGGCCCTAACGGCGCGGGCAAGACCACGACCTTGCGCATGCTGCTAGGGATCATCGACCCCGACGCGGGAGAGCGGCGTGTCCTCGGCCACGCCAACCCGCAAGACGTCGCCCGCCAGATTGGTTACCTGCCCGAAGAACGCGGCCTCTACCCGACGATGAAGGCCTACGAAGCGATCGCCTTCATGGGCGCGCTGCGCGGGCTGCCCCTGGCCGAAGGACGCAGACGCGGGCGTGAGCTGATGGAGCAGAACGGTCTCGGCCACGCGGTCGAACGGCAGATCCGCCAGCTTTCGAAGGGCATGGCCCAGCAGGTCCAGCTACTCGGCACCCTGGTCCACTCGCCGCGGCTGGTGGTGCTCGACGAACCGTTCTCCGGCCTCGACGCGATCAACCAGGGCAAGCTTGAACTGCTGATCCGTGACCTCGCCGCCAACGGCGCCACCGTGATCTTCTCGACCCATGTCATCGCCCATGCCGAGCGCCTGTGCGAAGGGGTCGCCATCATCGCCGGCGGCAAAGTGCCTTACGCTGGCTCGGTCGACCACGCGCGCGACCGCATCCGCGCGCAAGTGCGGCTGGAAACTCGCAATTCCGACGGCCCATGGCGTTCGGCGCTCCCAGCGGAAGCGCGGCGCGAGGGCACCTTCTGGTACTTCCCGCTCCCCGATAGCGGCGTGGAACCGCTGCTTCGCGCGCTGATCGAGGGCGACGCGGGGATCCTCTCGCTGTCGATCGAGCGGGCCGGCTTGCACGACGCTTTCGTCGCCATCGCGGGCGAGGCCGCCGCCAGGGCCCTCGATGCCGAACCGGAGGCCGTCCAATGA
- a CDS encoding NAD-glutamate dehydrogenase produces the protein MATARRDAEGFKKLSAEDAKLAKVLRERIAVSRLPGETELGAAHLDEAAAFLLETAHQRKRGEAAIAVRSGVGDRRATRIAIVNKDMPFLVDSIAATIAALGLPIDVLAHPVLPARRDEAGKLVALPEGEASGEKLESMIYLETERIDAIQRRTLEQELSATLADVRVAVSDWPEMRERLGQDAGKVPDPERQDLLRWFCDGMLTLLGHMTIKPDGSKSQALGICRKSAKDLLSEDAYKLAFAWFEKPANREHAPLIIKANTYSHVHRRVPLDVFIVPVIEGGKATSLSVYAGIWTSAALGTPPAQVPELRRQLANLMDKFGFQEGSHDAKALVHALTVLPHDLAIGFEDEDLARVATTMMALADRPRARAAMVMAPLHRHLFGFVWLPRDLLSTSTRLKIQTMIEDSTGADTLDWSLLVEGGNLAMLRYVLDFRGRGREPDMDLVDRRLQELLRGWGEAVEAALAVDEEPSRAAALASRYAEAFPLAYRTDYGPAEAARDITRMRALAGAEAERPLHRDARLYRLENDPADQLRMKLYQLGGSVALSDAVPALENFGFRVLAERPTMIAGAEPGSIHDFLLGLSHGDEAAPLLDRAPQIEAAICAVLNARAEDDVFNRLVVSPGLEAQEADWLRAFYRYLRQVNVAFTIYTVVDALRRAPTVTRALVELFRVRHDPGFKADREAASHHAEEQIRTGLASVAAINDDRLLRLYWALVGAILRTNAFAPAGTDALAFKLDSSLVPNLPKPVPWREIFVYSRRVEGIHLRAGPVARGGLRWSDRRDDFRTEVLGLMKAQRVKNAVIVPTGAKGGFYPKRLPDPAVDRDAWATEGRESYKLFIRTLLSITDNIAGTKVVHPPHVVIHDGEDPYFVVAADKGTATFSDTANAIAAEFDFWLGDAFASGGSKGYDHKAMGITARGAWISVQRHFLEMGVDVQSEPVRVVGCGDMSGDVFGNGMLLSKAIKLVAAFDHRHVLIDPNPDPAASWAERKRMFELPRSSWADYSEKLISKGGGVFPRTLKRIPLSPEARAVLGVEAEELDPESLISAILKAPVDLLWFGGIGTYLKASQESHAQVGDPANDGLRVNGDEVRAKVVGEGANLGVTQAGRIEFALHGGRINTDFIDNSAGVDCSDNEVNIKIALEAAKRGGKLSETRRVEVLEAMTDEVAALVLEDNRMQALALSIAQAGGAKAVASQTRLVEFLEDAGELDRKTEGLADSQALVRRAVDGQGLTRPELAILLSNAKLLLQSAIEASDIAADRAAEPLLFDDFPETMRAPFRKFILAHRLRNEIVATVIANAVVNRMGLIHPFELAEEEGAGLDQIAAAFVSACELLGMDAIWAATDEGKMPEGARLLLFERAASALRGHMADLLRAGGAMRAPSDLIDAVSGEVGVLVDHVDDLLAREAREHAEAIATELEDAGAPPALALKVANLFAVDGTIGLAQLSRDTRIPPVPLTQAFIALGETLGLDWAQSKASVMNPSDPWERLLVAGLARDFQQMRFEFLRQLATTKRGKTDPKGQIAAWAAEREPAIKQFRSMIARARSATPLAPAMLAQIASQARNLLNR, from the coding sequence ATGGCCACCGCGCGGCGCGATGCCGAAGGGTTCAAGAAATTGTCGGCCGAAGACGCAAAGCTGGCAAAGGTCCTGCGCGAACGCATAGCGGTGTCCCGACTCCCTGGAGAAACCGAACTCGGCGCCGCCCATCTCGACGAAGCGGCCGCTTTCCTGCTCGAAACCGCCCACCAGCGTAAGCGCGGAGAGGCCGCCATCGCGGTCCGCTCGGGCGTCGGTGACCGGAGAGCCACCCGCATCGCCATCGTCAACAAGGACATGCCGTTCCTGGTCGATTCGATCGCCGCGACCATCGCCGCGCTCGGATTGCCGATCGACGTCCTTGCTCACCCCGTTCTGCCCGCCCGCCGCGATGAAGCAGGCAAGCTCGTGGCCCTGCCCGAAGGAGAAGCGAGCGGCGAGAAACTGGAATCGATGATCTATCTCGAGACCGAGCGGATCGACGCCATCCAGCGCCGCACACTCGAGCAGGAACTCTCCGCAACGCTGGCCGATGTCCGCGTGGCGGTGTCCGACTGGCCCGAGATGCGCGAGCGGCTGGGCCAGGACGCCGGCAAGGTGCCCGATCCCGAACGGCAGGACCTGCTACGCTGGTTCTGCGACGGCATGCTGACCCTGCTCGGCCACATGACGATCAAGCCCGACGGCTCCAAATCGCAGGCGCTCGGGATCTGCCGGAAGAGCGCAAAGGACCTGCTCAGCGAGGACGCTTACAAGCTCGCCTTCGCCTGGTTCGAAAAGCCCGCCAACCGCGAACATGCGCCACTGATCATCAAGGCGAACACTTACTCGCACGTCCATCGCCGGGTGCCGCTCGATGTGTTCATCGTGCCGGTGATCGAGGGCGGCAAGGCCACCTCGCTTTCGGTCTACGCCGGCATCTGGACCAGCGCCGCGCTCGGAACACCTCCGGCCCAAGTGCCCGAACTGCGCCGCCAGCTGGCCAACCTGATGGACAAGTTCGGTTTCCAGGAAGGAAGCCACGATGCCAAGGCGCTCGTCCATGCGCTGACCGTGCTGCCGCACGATCTCGCGATCGGTTTCGAAGACGAAGATCTCGCGCGTGTGGCGACCACGATGATGGCGCTCGCCGACCGGCCACGGGCCCGCGCGGCGATGGTCATGGCCCCGCTTCACCGGCACTTGTTCGGCTTCGTCTGGCTCCCGCGCGACCTGCTGTCGACTTCGACGCGCCTCAAGATTCAGACCATGATCGAGGACTCGACCGGCGCCGATACGCTCGACTGGAGCTTGCTGGTCGAAGGCGGCAACCTAGCCATGTTGCGCTATGTCCTCGACTTCCGCGGACGCGGGCGCGAGCCCGACATGGACCTGGTCGACCGCCGGCTGCAGGAACTGCTGCGCGGCTGGGGCGAAGCGGTCGAAGCTGCGCTTGCCGTCGACGAAGAGCCATCCCGCGCCGCGGCGCTCGCCTCGCGCTATGCCGAAGCCTTCCCGCTCGCCTACCGCACCGATTACGGACCGGCCGAAGCCGCGCGGGATATCACGCGGATGCGGGCGCTCGCGGGCGCGGAGGCGGAGCGCCCACTCCACCGCGATGCCCGGCTCTACCGGCTGGAAAACGACCCCGCCGATCAATTACGGATGAAGCTCTATCAGCTCGGCGGTTCGGTCGCGCTGTCGGACGCTGTTCCGGCGCTCGAGAACTTCGGCTTCCGGGTGCTCGCCGAACGCCCGACCATGATTGCCGGCGCCGAACCCGGCTCGATCCACGACTTCCTGCTCGGCCTGTCACACGGAGACGAGGCCGCGCCGCTGCTCGATCGCGCACCGCAGATCGAGGCCGCGATCTGCGCCGTGCTCAACGCACGGGCGGAAGACGACGTGTTCAACCGCCTGGTCGTGAGCCCCGGTCTGGAGGCGCAGGAGGCCGACTGGCTGCGCGCCTTCTATCGCTATCTGCGGCAGGTCAACGTCGCCTTCACCATCTACACCGTGGTCGACGCGCTGCGCCGCGCGCCTACCGTCACTCGCGCGCTGGTGGAACTGTTCCGGGTCCGCCACGATCCGGGTTTCAAGGCAGACCGCGAAGCCGCTTCACACCACGCCGAAGAGCAAATCCGCACCGGCCTCGCCAGCGTCGCCGCGATCAACGACGACCGCTTGTTGAGGCTCTACTGGGCCCTGGTCGGGGCGATCCTGCGGACCAATGCCTTTGCCCCAGCCGGCACCGACGCGTTGGCGTTCAAGCTCGATTCCTCGCTCGTGCCCAACCTGCCCAAGCCGGTGCCGTGGCGCGAGATCTTCGTCTATTCGCGCCGCGTCGAAGGCATTCACTTGCGCGCCGGCCCTGTCGCGCGCGGAGGCCTGCGCTGGTCCGACCGGCGCGACGACTTCCGCACCGAAGTGCTTGGGCTGATGAAGGCCCAGCGGGTCAAGAACGCGGTGATCGTCCCGACCGGAGCCAAGGGCGGCTTCTATCCCAAGCGCTTGCCCGATCCCGCGGTCGACCGCGACGCCTGGGCCACTGAAGGGCGCGAAAGCTACAAGCTGTTCATCCGCACGCTGTTGTCGATCACCGACAACATCGCCGGCACCAAGGTCGTGCACCCGCCGCACGTGGTGATCCACGACGGCGAGGACCCCTATTTCGTGGTCGCCGCCGACAAGGGCACCGCGACTTTCTCCGACACCGCCAACGCTATCGCCGCCGAGTTCGACTTCTGGCTCGGCGACGCTTTCGCTAGCGGCGGATCGAAGGGCTACGATCACAAAGCCATGGGCATCACCGCCCGCGGCGCGTGGATCTCGGTCCAGCGGCACTTCCTCGAAATGGGCGTCGACGTGCAGAGCGAGCCGGTCCGCGTGGTCGGTTGCGGCGACATGTCGGGCGACGTGTTCGGCAACGGCATGCTGCTGTCCAAGGCGATCAAGCTCGTCGCCGCGTTCGACCACCGCCACGTGTTAATCGACCCCAACCCCGATCCGGCAGCCAGCTGGGCCGAGCGCAAACGGATGTTCGAACTGCCGCGCTCAAGCTGGGCGGATTATTCCGAAAAGCTCATCAGCAAGGGCGGCGGGGTGTTCCCGCGCACGCTCAAACGCATTCCGCTTTCTCCAGAGGCACGCGCGGTGCTCGGGGTAGAGGCGGAAGAGCTCGACCCCGAAAGCCTGATCAGCGCGATCCTCAAGGCTCCGGTCGACCTACTGTGGTTCGGCGGAATCGGGACTTATCTCAAGGCCAGTCAGGAGAGCCACGCGCAAGTCGGCGATCCGGCCAACGACGGCCTGCGGGTGAATGGCGACGAGGTGCGCGCCAAAGTCGTCGGCGAAGGCGCCAACCTCGGCGTCACGCAAGCCGGGCGGATCGAGTTCGCGCTTCACGGCGGCCGCATCAACACCGACTTCATCGATAACTCCGCCGGGGTCGATTGCTCGGACAATGAGGTCAACATCAAGATCGCCCTCGAAGCGGCCAAGCGCGGCGGGAAACTGTCGGAGACGCGACGCGTCGAAGTGCTCGAAGCCATGACCGACGAAGTCGCCGCGCTGGTGCTCGAAGACAACCGGATGCAGGCGCTCGCCCTGTCGATTGCCCAGGCCGGCGGCGCCAAGGCCGTCGCTTCGCAGACCCGGCTGGTCGAGTTCCTGGAAGACGCGGGCGAACTCGACCGCAAAACCGAAGGCCTGGCCGACAGCCAGGCGCTGGTCCGGCGGGCGGTGGACGGTCAGGGCCTGACCCGGCCCGAACTGGCGATTCTGCTGTCCAACGCCAAGCTGCTGCTGCAGTCCGCCATCGAAGCGAGCGACATCGCCGCCGACAGGGCCGCCGAGCCGCTGCTGTTCGACGATTTCCCGGAAACGATGCGCGCGCCGTTCCGCAAGTTCATCCTGGCTCACCGGCTGCGGAACGAGATCGTGGCTACGGTCATCGCCAACGCCGTCGTCAACCGCATGGGCTTGATCCATCCGTTCGAGCTGGCCGAGGAAGAAGGCGCCGGGCTCGACCAGATTGCCGCTGCGTTCGTTTCGGCTTGCGAGCTGCTGGGCATGGACGCGATCTGGGCGGCGACCGACGAGGGCAAGATGCCCGAAGGCGCCCGGCTGCTGCTGTTCGAACGGGCCGCTTCGGCCTTGCGCGGACATATGGCAGACTTGCTGCGCGCTGGCGGAGCCATGCGCGCGCCGTCGGACTTGATCGACGCGGTCTCCGGCGAAGTGGGAGTGCTGGTCGATCACGTGGACGATCTCCTCGCCCGCGAAGCGCGCGAGCATGCCGAAGCCATCGCGACCGAGCTGGAGGATGCAGGGGCGCCCCCTGCACTCGCGCTCAAGGTCGCCAACTTGTTCGCGGTCGACGGCACGATCGGCCTCGCGCAACTCTCGCGCGACACGCGCATTCCGCCGGTCCCACTGACCCAGGCCTTCATTGCGCTGGGCGAAACGCTCGGTCTCGACTGGGCGCAGTCGAAAGCCTCGGTGATGAATCCCTCCGATCCGTGGGAGCGGCTGCTGGTCGCGGGCCTAGCGCGCGACTTCCAGCAGATGCGCTTCGAGTTCCTCCGGCAGCTAGCCACGACCAAGCGCGGTAAAACCGATCCCAAGGGGCAGATTGCCGCGTGGGCCGCCGAACGCGAGCCGGCGATCAAGCAGTTCCGCTCGATGATCGCGCGGGCCCGCAGTGCGACCCCTTTAGCGCCGGCGATGCTGGCGCAGATTGCCAGCCAGGCGAGAAACCTGTTGAACCGCTAG
- a CDS encoding NAD(P)/FAD-dependent oxidoreductase, with product MSESDIVIVGTGHGGAQVALALRQHGFAGSILMVGRDSEPPYERPPLSKDYLYGEKPFERIMIRPPQFWDERQVGLLMETSVSRIDPVAKTLTITGGGTIRYGTLIWAGGGDPRRLSCPGAQLPGVHVIRDKLDTDRIRAELSAGAKRAVVIGGGYIGLEAAAALTKLGCSVTVVEKENRLLARVAGEDLSRFYEAEHRAQGVDFRIGADVEAIEGEEKVTGVRLADGETLPCDLVIVGIGIVPSVGPLIAAGAAGANGVDVDPYCRTSLPDIYAIGDCAAHVNGYADGAIIRLESVQNANDMANTAARAICGDKQPYEAVPWFWSNQYDLRLQTIGVNIGHDATVLRGDPAERSFSVVYLKGGRVVALDCINRTKDYAQGRKLVEARAVIAPEVLLNTEVQLKELL from the coding sequence ATGAGCGAATCAGACATTGTAATCGTCGGCACCGGCCACGGCGGCGCCCAGGTGGCCCTTGCCTTGCGCCAGCATGGCTTTGCCGGCTCCATCCTGATGGTCGGGCGCGACAGCGAACCGCCTTATGAGCGCCCGCCGCTGTCGAAGGACTATCTCTACGGAGAGAAACCGTTCGAGCGGATCATGATCCGTCCTCCGCAATTCTGGGATGAACGGCAGGTCGGCCTGCTGATGGAGACCAGCGTGTCGCGGATCGATCCAGTGGCAAAGACGCTCACGATCACGGGCGGCGGGACGATCAGGTATGGCACGCTGATCTGGGCCGGCGGCGGCGATCCGCGGCGGCTGTCGTGCCCCGGCGCGCAGCTTCCCGGCGTGCACGTGATCCGCGACAAGCTCGACACCGACCGCATCCGCGCCGAACTTTCGGCCGGGGCCAAGCGCGCGGTGGTAATCGGCGGCGGGTACATCGGGCTCGAGGCTGCAGCGGCGCTGACCAAGCTCGGCTGCTCGGTCACCGTGGTCGAGAAGGAAAACCGCCTGCTCGCGCGCGTCGCGGGGGAAGATCTCTCGCGTTTCTACGAAGCCGAGCACCGGGCGCAGGGCGTCGACTTCCGCATCGGCGCCGATGTGGAGGCGATCGAGGGTGAGGAGAAAGTCACCGGCGTCCGCCTGGCCGATGGAGAGACCCTGCCGTGCGATTTGGTCATCGTCGGCATCGGCATCGTCCCCTCGGTCGGGCCGCTGATTGCCGCCGGGGCCGCGGGCGCCAACGGGGTCGACGTCGATCCCTATTGCCGCACGAGCCTGCCGGACATCTACGCCATCGGCGACTGCGCCGCGCATGTGAACGGCTATGCCGACGGCGCGATCATCCGGCTCGAAAGCGTGCAGAACGCCAACGACATGGCCAACACCGCAGCCCGCGCGATCTGCGGCGACAAACAGCCTTACGAGGCGGTGCCTTGGTTCTGGTCGAACCAGTACGATCTCAGACTGCAGACGATTGGCGTCAACATCGGCCATGACGCCACCGTGCTGCGCGGCGATCCGGCTGAACGCAGCTTCTCGGTGGTCTATCTCAAGGGCGGGCGAGTGGTCGCGCTCGACTGCATCAACCGTACCAAGGACTACGCCCAGGGCCGCAAGCTGGTGGAAGCGCGCGCAGTGATCGCGCCTGAGGTGCTCCTCAATACGGAGGTCCAGCTCAAGGAGCTTCTGTAA
- a CDS encoding ABC transporter permease, producing MIADSNTAGRLSRLQAAWVVARRDFMTILFSRSFIFFLLGPLFPLVVGSLAGGIGQRVESEAQRPVIGLAMTAGDTEAILAARQSLAEELGPTLPDIVVSKQLQQGETFDAQALLARREGNLAAVLSGTPADPQLTATPERLQWWTGPVALIAAAAVQDTPTVFPEVRTQIVAVTGASEQRGRLRTAQAGQLVLFLLIILLAGMVLSNLVEEKANKVIEILAAAIPMDAVFLGKLFAMLAVSLVGIAVWATVIGAVVGLSGFEGLMGNAIDLSSLPEPGVGWPLFFVLGIAYFAMGYLLLGSVFLAIGSLANTVREVQTLSMPVTMLQVLLFLFASLSVGSSGEPIEWAAIAFPFSSPFAMFARAAQYEALWPHILALGWQMAWVAITIRLGATLFRKRVMKSGGQATKRNRNLRALVASAFSKGSKNAQ from the coding sequence ATGATCGCGGATTCGAACACGGCTGGCCGGCTTTCGCGCCTTCAAGCGGCGTGGGTCGTGGCGCGGCGGGACTTCATGACCATCCTGTTCAGCCGGAGCTTCATTTTCTTCCTGCTCGGCCCGCTGTTCCCGCTGGTCGTCGGCAGCCTGGCGGGCGGTATCGGCCAAAGAGTCGAGAGCGAGGCCCAGCGCCCGGTCATCGGCCTGGCCATGACCGCGGGCGACACCGAGGCCATCCTCGCCGCGCGCCAGTCGCTGGCCGAGGAACTGGGCCCAACGCTGCCCGACATCGTGGTCTCCAAGCAGCTGCAACAAGGCGAGACTTTCGACGCCCAGGCCCTGCTCGCCCGGCGCGAGGGCAATCTCGCCGCCGTCTTGTCCGGCACTCCGGCCGATCCGCAGCTCACCGCCACGCCCGAACGCCTGCAATGGTGGACTGGCCCGGTGGCGCTGATCGCCGCGGCCGCGGTGCAGGACACGCCCACCGTCTTTCCCGAAGTCCGCACCCAGATTGTCGCGGTCACCGGAGCCAGCGAACAACGCGGCCGCCTGCGAACCGCCCAGGCAGGGCAGCTGGTGCTGTTCCTGCTGATCATCCTGCTGGCCGGCATGGTCCTCTCCAACCTGGTCGAGGAGAAGGCGAACAAGGTGATCGAAATCCTTGCCGCCGCGATCCCGATGGATGCCGTGTTCCTGGGCAAGCTGTTCGCGATGCTGGCCGTCTCGCTGGTCGGCATTGCCGTGTGGGCGACGGTCATTGGCGCTGTAGTGGGACTATCAGGCTTCGAGGGCCTGATGGGCAACGCGATCGACCTTAGCAGCCTGCCTGAACCGGGAGTCGGCTGGCCGTTGTTCTTCGTGCTCGGCATCGCTTACTTCGCCATGGGTTACCTGCTGCTCGGCTCGGTGTTCCTCGCCATCGGTTCGCTCGCGAACACCGTGCGCGAGGTGCAGACCCTATCGATGCCGGTCACCATGCTGCAGGTCCTGCTGTTCCTGTTTGCCAGCCTGTCGGTGGGGTCTTCCGGAGAGCCGATCGAATGGGCCGCCATTGCCTTCCCGTTCAGTTCACCCTTCGCGATGTTCGCCCGCGCAGCCCAGTACGAAGCGCTGTGGCCGCATATCCTGGCCCTGGGCTGGCAGATGGCCTGGGTGGCGATCACCATCCGGCTCGGCGCGACCCTGTTCCGCAAACGCGTGATGAAATCGGGCGGCCAGGCGACTAAACGGAACCGCAACCTTCGCGCGCTCGTTGCTTCGGCGTTCAGCAAGGGTTCGAAGAATGCCCAGTAG
- the queG gene encoding tRNA epoxyqueuosine(34) reductase QueG, with product MVETSALDDLKTRLVEQARSLGFASVGFAPAADDPVRSDRLREWLDAGMHGEMEWMEARADVRRGPQAMWPEARSVIALGMSYAPAHDPLALEGDPERARISVYAQGRDYHDVMKSALKALARWMSAETEKLGIEAALKVFVDTAPVMEKPLGEAAGIGWQGKHTNLVSREHGSWLFLGAIYSTLPFAPDTPHDGNCGSCRACLDTCPTDAFPAPHRLDARRCISYLTIEHRGPIPEEFRAAMGNRIYGCDDCLAVCPWNKFAATAARHQAFLPRAELVAPRLDELLTLDDAGFRKLFSGSPIKRIGRDRFVRNCLIAAGNSGNRELLDPIYPLLGDPDPVVAEAAAWALEQLTEAP from the coding sequence GTGGTTGAGACGAGTGCCCTCGACGATCTGAAAACGCGGCTGGTCGAACAGGCGCGATCGCTCGGCTTTGCGAGCGTCGGCTTCGCGCCGGCTGCCGACGATCCGGTGCGCAGCGATCGGCTGCGCGAATGGCTCGACGCGGGCATGCATGGCGAGATGGAGTGGATGGAAGCGCGGGCCGACGTGCGCCGTGGCCCTCAGGCGATGTGGCCCGAGGCGCGTAGCGTGATCGCGCTCGGCATGAGCTATGCCCCGGCGCACGATCCCCTGGCGCTGGAGGGCGATCCGGAGCGGGCGCGGATCTCGGTCTATGCTCAGGGGCGTGACTACCATGACGTCATGAAGAGCGCGCTTAAGGCGCTCGCACGGTGGATGTCGGCGGAGACCGAGAAGCTCGGGATCGAGGCTGCGCTCAAGGTGTTCGTCGATACGGCGCCGGTGATGGAGAAGCCGCTGGGCGAGGCGGCGGGGATCGGCTGGCAGGGCAAACACACCAATCTCGTCAGCCGCGAGCATGGCAGCTGGCTGTTCCTCGGCGCGATCTACTCGACCCTGCCGTTTGCGCCCGACACCCCGCATGACGGGAACTGCGGCTCGTGCCGCGCCTGCCTCGACACTTGCCCGACTGACGCTTTCCCTGCGCCCCATCGCCTCGATGCGCGGCGGTGCATTTCGTACCTGACGATCGAACACCGCGGGCCGATCCCGGAGGAATTCCGGGCCGCGATGGGCAACCGCATCTACGGCTGCGACGATTGCCTGGCGGTGTGCCCGTGGAACAAGTTTGCCGCCACCGCGGCCCGGCACCAGGCTTTCCTGCCGCGCGCCGAACTGGTGGCGCCGCGCCTCGACGAGTTGCTGACGCTCGACGATGCGGGGTTCCGCAAGTTGTTCTCAGGCTCCCCGATCAAGCGCATCGGGCGCGACCGGTTCGTGCGCAATTGCCTGATCGCAGCGGGCAACAGCGGCAATCGCGAGTTGCTGGATCCGATCTATCCGCTGCTGGGCGACCCGGACCCGGTGGTCGCCGAAGCAGCGGCCTGGGCCCTGGAGCAGCTTACAGAAGCTCCTTGA